One genomic window of Luteitalea pratensis includes the following:
- a CDS encoding transposase has product MTLWLSPEAMAAWGVPPCGRPGGQRRFSDVAIETAMTLRLVFRLPLRRPRASSGRS; this is encoded by the coding sequence GTGACGTTGTGGCTCTCCCCGGAGGCTATGGCCGCGTGGGGAGTTCCGCCGTGCGGTCGACCGGGCGGGCAGCGGCGGTTCTCAGATGTGGCGATTGAGACCGCCATGACCCTCCGGCTCGTGTTCCGTTTGCCACTGCGCAGACCGAGGGCTTCGTCCGGTCGATCCTGA